A single genomic interval of Bacillus smithii harbors:
- a CDS encoding FtsK/SpoIIIE family DNA translocase: MPKKKRRARRKSSQKVQETLKYEIAGLLLIAFSIIGLIPLGVGNYFVYVFQFLLGRWYKLGFLMVIVYAGFLMIKRTRPTYFNRRLLGFYIIVASLLLFDHIASFESRGSVNPSIISNTWDIYLKEKGQEFPADLGSGMIGAVLLAVSYFLFEALGTKILSLVLLIIGFMLLTNISIGDICGKLLFSILRFLKEQWQAFLQDIRDWQSGRRERRNQSNQEKKAKPTEDENEGSVVILDHNQNEPTHPVITDFSDKVANEENDDPTHSIVNGGPETEGESDVYSGPPMNFSEVENEDYQLPPISLLKRPKKTDQSNEYRLIHENAAKLERTFQSFGVKAKVTQVHLGPAVTKYEVHPDIGVKVSKIVSLSDDLALALAAKDIRMEAPIPGKSAIGIEVPNSEVAMVSLREVLESKNNDRPDSKLLIGLGRDITGEAVLAELNKMPHLLVAGATGSGKSVCINGIITSILMRAKPHEVKLMMIDPKMVELNVYNGIPHLLAPVVTNAKKASQALKKVVGEMERRYELFSHSGTRNIEGYNEHVRRHNSETGDKQPLLPYIVVIVDELADLMMVASSDVEDSITRLAQMARAAGIHLIIATQRPSVDVITGVIKANIPSRIAFAVSSQTDSRTILDMGGAEKLLGRGDMLFLPVGASKPIRVQGAFLSDEEVEEVVNFVISQQKAQYQEDMIPDDLPETSSEVEDELYDEAVQLVAEMQTASVSMLQRRFRIGYTRAARLIDEMEARGVVGPYEGSKPRAVLIPKPSEQQTS; the protein is encoded by the coding sequence ATGCCAAAAAAGAAAAGAAGAGCAAGACGAAAGTCGTCTCAAAAAGTTCAAGAGACATTGAAATATGAAATTGCGGGCCTTTTGCTGATTGCATTTAGTATTATTGGACTCATTCCATTGGGCGTTGGAAACTATTTTGTGTATGTTTTTCAATTTTTGCTGGGGAGATGGTATAAACTAGGATTCCTCATGGTCATTGTGTATGCTGGATTTTTAATGATCAAACGGACAAGACCCACTTATTTCAACCGCAGGCTTCTCGGATTTTATATTATCGTAGCTAGCTTGCTGCTGTTTGATCATATCGCTTCCTTTGAAAGCAGAGGATCTGTCAATCCTAGTATTATTTCTAATACTTGGGATATTTATTTGAAGGAAAAAGGTCAAGAGTTTCCAGCAGATCTTGGCAGCGGGATGATTGGAGCGGTGCTTTTAGCTGTTTCGTATTTTTTATTCGAAGCGTTAGGAACGAAAATCTTGTCATTGGTTCTTCTTATCATCGGTTTTATGCTTTTGACCAACATTTCGATTGGCGACATTTGCGGAAAATTGCTTTTCTCTATTTTGAGATTTTTAAAAGAACAATGGCAGGCCTTTTTGCAAGACATAAGAGACTGGCAGTCGGGACGTAGAGAAAGACGGAACCAATCAAATCAAGAGAAAAAAGCGAAGCCTACTGAAGATGAAAATGAAGGCAGCGTCGTGATTTTAGACCATAACCAAAACGAACCGACTCATCCAGTCATTACGGATTTTTCGGATAAAGTGGCGAACGAAGAAAACGATGATCCAACTCATTCGATCGTCAACGGAGGACCGGAAACAGAAGGAGAATCGGATGTTTATTCTGGTCCTCCAATGAACTTTAGTGAAGTAGAAAACGAAGATTATCAGCTGCCTCCTATATCTCTGTTAAAGAGACCTAAAAAGACCGACCAAAGCAACGAATATCGTTTAATTCACGAAAATGCGGCTAAATTAGAAAGGACGTTTCAAAGTTTCGGCGTCAAAGCAAAAGTCACTCAAGTACACTTAGGACCAGCTGTGACAAAATATGAAGTTCATCCAGATATTGGAGTCAAGGTCAGCAAAATTGTCAGCTTAAGCGACGATCTTGCATTGGCATTGGCGGCGAAGGACATTCGAATGGAAGCTCCAATCCCCGGAAAGTCGGCGATCGGAATCGAAGTCCCGAATTCAGAAGTAGCGATGGTTAGCTTGCGGGAAGTGCTCGAAAGCAAAAATAACGATCGTCCCGATTCCAAATTATTAATCGGACTTGGACGCGATATTACCGGTGAAGCAGTGCTTGCGGAACTTAATAAAATGCCCCATCTGCTGGTTGCGGGGGCAACCGGAAGCGGTAAAAGCGTGTGCATTAATGGGATTATTACAAGTATTCTCATGCGTGCTAAGCCGCATGAAGTCAAATTAATGATGATTGATCCGAAAATGGTAGAGTTAAATGTTTATAATGGAATCCCTCACTTGTTGGCTCCTGTGGTGACCAACGCGAAAAAAGCTTCTCAAGCTCTAAAAAAAGTGGTGGGTGAAATGGAACGCCGCTATGAACTGTTTTCACACAGCGGTACGAGAAATATCGAAGGCTACAATGAACACGTAAGGCGGCATAATAGCGAAACGGGGGATAAACAACCGCTTCTTCCTTATATTGTAGTGATTGTAGACGAGCTGGCAGATTTAATGATGGTGGCTTCAAGCGATGTGGAAGACTCGATCACCCGACTTGCCCAAATGGCACGCGCGGCTGGAATTCACTTAATTATCGCTACTCAAAGACCATCTGTAGATGTCATTACCGGGGTGATTAAAGCTAATATTCCTTCACGAATTGCTTTTGCTGTTTCCTCTCAAACGGATTCGCGAACCATTTTGGACATGGGTGGCGCTGAAAAATTGCTTGGACGAGGAGATATGCTTTTTCTTCCTGTTGGTGCTTCTAAGCCAATACGGGTTCAAGGAGCTTTTCTTTCAGATGAAGAAGTCGAAGAAGTGGTGAATTTTGTCATATCGCAACAAAAAGCGCAGTATCAAGAAGATATGATTCCAGATGATTTGCCGGAAACATCGTCAGAAGTAGAGGATGAATTGTACGATGAAGCTGTTCAATTAGTTGCGGAAATGCAAACTGCTTCCGTTTCTATGCTGCAGCGGAGATTTCGAATTGGATATACGAGGGCAGCAAGATTAATTGATGAAATGGAAGCAAGAGGAGTTGTCGGTCCTTATGAAGGCAGCAAGCCACGGGCTGTGCTGATACCAAAACCATCTGAACAACAAACCTCTTAA